The following coding sequences lie in one Miscanthus floridulus cultivar M001 chromosome 9, ASM1932011v1, whole genome shotgun sequence genomic window:
- the LOC136479983 gene encoding alpha carbonic anhydrase 8-like, producing the protein MAHSAFPLAHAPHVPFLSPPPVPRAAAASPPPPPPPPPRHGATVARPRPIPAPPEVAPTPSPRRRSSSPALLAQWSGTAVAPRPRPPVAHPRGQGVPGRPRAPLATPAGGPPPRPARPRPTPRAPGHARRWPTPVASASPAGPTRPKPAPEEPDGGDPEYPEHLPLGLPALRHLSTPPPP; encoded by the exons ATGGCCCACTCTGCCTTTCCTCTCGCCCACGCGCCCCACGTCCCCTTCCTCTCGCCGCCGCCGGTCCctcgcgccgccgcagcctctcccccgcccccgcccccgcccccgccccgtcACGGCGCCACCGTAGCCCGCCCCCGCCCCATCCCCGCACCGCCGGAGGTGGCCCCCACCCCGTCCCCACGCCGCCGGAGCAGCAGCCCGGCCCTCCTCGCCCAGTGGTCGGGCACCGCCGTCGCCCCCCGACCACGCCCGCCGGTGGCCCACCCCCGCGGCCAGGGCGTCCCCGGCCGGCCCCGCGCGCCCCTGGCCACGCCCGCCGGTGGCCCACCCCCACGGCCAGCGCGTCCCCGGCCGACCCCGCGCGCCCCTGGCCATGCCCGCCGGTGGCCCACCCCCGTGGCTAGCGCGTCCCCGGCCGGCCCCACGCGCCCCAAGCCAGCCCC agaagagcccgacGGAGGGGACCCAGAGTACCCCGAGCATCTTCCTTTgggtctgcctgcactgcgtcacctctccactccaccgccaccctag